In Theobroma cacao cultivar B97-61/B2 chromosome 7, Criollo_cocoa_genome_V2, whole genome shotgun sequence, the genomic window GAATTTTGTTGCGCTTCAACATGCAAAATGCAAAACCAGTAAGTACCCCATTTCCTGTTCatattaaattgttttcaaaattatctCTCAGCACTGAAGTGGAGAAGGAAGCGATGTCTCGAGTACCATATTCATAGTGCCTTATGTTTGCCATGGTATGTACAAGACCAGACCTTGCACAAGCAATAGGAGTAGTTAGGAGGTACATGGAAATCCAGGTCATGATCATTGGATGAGTGTCAAATGGATCCTTAGATATCTAAGAGGCACTCATAATGTCTTATTGTGTTTTGGATACATAAAGCCGCAATGCACTGGTTTTGTTGATGCAGATTTTGCTGGTGATAAGGATAGAAGAAGGTCTATTACAGGCTATATTTTTACCATGTCAGGAGGTGTAATTAGCCTGGAATCAAAACTACAATCGGTTGTAGCATTATCAACAACAGAGGCAAAATACATGGCAACAACACATGCTCGCAAGGAAACTATATGGCTACAAAGGCTTCTTGAGGAATTGACGATGAGACAACAAGAGGTTATTTGTGTTAATAATGATAGCCAAAGTGTTCTTCATTTGGCTAGAAATCCAGCTTTCCACTCACGTACCAAGCACATCGATGTTCATTATCACTTTGTTCGAGATGTTGTTGAAGATGACAAGATTATCTTGAAGAAACTTCACACGAACCTAAATCCTGCAAACATGTTAACCAAGCCTGTGAcaagaaaaaagtttaattggttgaaaaattctCTAGGTCTTGAAGCAGTTCGTTGTTCAATTTCAAGTGATGGAATTGTGTCTTCAAGTGGGAGAATTGATGAAAATTGAGTCAAATTTTCTATCAGTAGTGTCCTAATAAAGTAGGAGTCAAAGTTTGCTAAAGATTGAATTAGTAATATCCTAATAAAGTGAGAGTCAAAGCAACAGAGAAGCCACGATTTTAGCACAAAGCTAAGAAACAGACTTGACTTTCTCTATGAATAAAGTCaagtttcttttgcttttcattATCACAATTACAAATCTTTATCTactcttcaattttttactGTTTCATAATTATTCAATATAGAGGTCATGCATTCTTTATATATGTTGTTgtcttttctttcaatttcctAGTTGTTAGCTATTTATTTTGCCCCCTGTACTTGATccatttttaatcataatcaTGATTAATATTGGATGATTAtggttaaatattattataatttataattgtgGATTTAAtgatgttgaattttattatatttatggtaaatttgaataattgaattatactataattgtatatattttaattaaattattttaatcatgTTTTAATCGAATTAATTGTGTAAAACATTATAAATCGTATAAATTTCAAACCTATTAATCATGCAAACGTGTCGTGTCATATAACATTTAtcttcatatatataataaatgtatTAATCCTGTCATGTAACACTATTATTAAATGTTTCTGCATATGTGTTTAAGATCCAAAGAATAAAGATAACAAGTGATGCAAATCTGATAACGGGATCATTGCACAATAAACCCCACTTGTTTTATCCTAGCCTAAACACTAAGCAAATAACTTAATCAACTCAATTACAACTCAAAGCCATAAATAACTTGACTCAGCTTGACTTAATCAACTCAGCCATAACTCAGTTCTCATGCAAAGCCACAGCCCACATAAGGGAATGATGAATTGAAAGGAATATCAGATTCAGAACAGCATTCTTTATACAAGAGTGAATAGCACGACTAGACAATTCATGTTCATTGCAATAGCAGATTTCTTGTCATTTAACACATTATATGTTACAAATGCATTCCAGGATCAAAGATGGGtgagtgaaaatcacaagatGTGAGATTAACAACACCCCAAACAGATGGAAGGATTAAGATGGACAAACCAGTGAACAAATTAAAGAAACAAGCTCAAGGCAAATATAAGAAGAATATTCTTACAGACTATAGCGAGAAGACCGCCATACAGTTGACAAAAATGTAACAAGAACTTGGAAGAAAAACACTtcaaatttttccttttgaaaatTAGATAAATCTTCATGATCTTAATTTCAATCTATGCTACAGAATACTTCTAAAAAGTGTCATATCCCACAAGTGTCTAACACAGAATATACCAAACAGACAGTTCTATATGCATAGCTTTTACTTgcaaacatatgcaaatactCTTTcttataaaagaataaaatcaacCTCTACATTGCATCTGGGAAAAAAGACAATTTCTAAATTGCATCTAATACCTTTTAGATACATCTAGATATACATCAAACATGAATGCAACCTGGAGATAGCCGTTTTAGCTGAGACAAACAATGAGTTCATAACCAATAAGCACAGAAGTTATATATCATAAAAGGTTTAGCTTATTTATGAGAAAGATTGATCTATAATAAACTTCCAACTGTTGCATAATGACCATGCATCTGCTGTACCATATTCTACCTTTTCAAGGATTACCATATCAGTGTGTCCCTATCATATCATACTGCAAAAGATTCATGTTGCACAGGTGTAAATTATCAGGCTAAACATAAATTGCTCAAGTAATAAAACCTTTATGACAGTCATCCGAGCCTTTAAGGAGCAAAAACTTATGACAGTCACCTAATAGTTCAAAATGAATGAGTTCAGCTGAATAGTGTCACGCGTAAACTAATGGTTCTTAAAGAAGTGCAGCGTCTATAAAATGACCACCTAAATAACTATCAGACAAAGATTAAACCCAAGAAAGAGTAGCTTGAGCGGTGTACTCAGCAGCTGCCCTACTTTATGAAAGATGAAGGATCAGCAGTTTAACTACATCATTCTAGGCACCAACAAATAATCTTTTCCTCGTTAACCAACCATATAATCCTACTCGAGGGACAACATTCTTCAATTAAACAATATTACCAAGGAGAAGGTTATGCTATAATTGCATATTGCTAAAGAAGATATGGCTGACTTGAAGAAATAGCTGGAAATGAGGTTCAAAAAGATGTGATGTGttcaatgagtaaacagagaCACATACAATAATCTGGCTAAAGATGAGCCTATAAATATTAAAGCTCAACCTCTCACATGCTATAAAACCCAGTTTATATGTCTAAATGCAGATCTATTTCCGTATAAATAATTTACAGTGAAGTATATGCTTATTTAAACTAGAAGCTAGAGATGCAATATTGACCAACAAGACATTAATATCTTGATAGACATAGTAGGAAAATGAAAGCTTTACACTACACAGATATGTTGTTCCTACTCATtctaaatataataaatagcACACATAAAGGTTTCCACTTCTCACAGAACTCTGTCCTGTAACTTTTGAAATTAGAGAGCTTTGATACATGTATAAACTCTGAGAACAACAGCATAAGTGTATGATTTTTCCTTCTAAACTGCAATCATAGAAATAGGCAGTTTGTTGAAAAGGAAGCCTGTTATCCATCCTTTACTTCTCACCCTTCTCATGTCTTGATGCAAGCAACAACAGATTGTGGACTCAATCCAAAAGCAAATTATGATATTCAATGATGTAACCAAGTGAATATAATATAAGCTCTAATTAAATCAATAGATTAAGATTCTGTATACATACACATTGCCTTCTAAGAGCTGAACCAAATATCCCCAGGCTTGTCTTCCTCTGGCAACTCAAGAATTACATGATACTCTCCAGCGTTCTGGCCTATGTACATACAAAACCTTTACTAGCTATTTCCAGATCCATTATAAAAATTGTAATGTGCTGATACACGTATatatcataaaatttcaccataTGCACTAAGTACGAAGTAACTCAGACTATGAACAAGTAGCCAAACCATCTTGAGCAAGCAAATATCCTTCTCGATCCAATGTCTGTCTAACTGCACGATAAAACTCAATCCAAGAAGATTGATACATGTCCACAGGGCCCCATAGAAATGTTGGATTAGGACTTGCTGGGCCAGCAGCAACTAAATCCAACACCGAGGCTGCTGGTTTAAGCGGCTGTGGGAAATTAAATGCTAAATTATCAACCTTATGCTCATAGATTTTTCCATTTCGATCTAATTTGTACCTTGAAGTACCCTGAAACTGTCCCTTGGCCTCCCATGGAACTCTAGGGACACCTCTCAAGTTCCATCTAATCAATATGACATTCTCTGAAGGTTGCCAAATCCTAAAAACTTCAAGGGAAATATCTCTGAACAATATTTTACCATGAAATCTCAAAGCCCAGAAGATCAATTTATAGTTTTCAATACCAGAAAATGTATTCAAAGGGTCTACAAAAGTAACATCATCCctgaaaaaaagagagaaacacaaacttcaaaaaaacaaaatcccGAATTCccaagggaagaaaagaaaaacccagaAGAAGAAATTACCTGTAAATGTCATAATTGAGGTCTCTGGTGAAAAGCAAAGGCAAATCCTCACGAAGAGTCCTAACAGCAAGTCCTAGGTTGACATAAAACTCATCTCTTTGGTGGGGTTGGTGGTGCTTGTCCTGGTGAAGTGAGGGAGAGTGAACCTTAACCTGGGAGCCTTGGAGGGTTGGGGATTGCACAGTTAGAGTTTCAGAGGAGAGCTTGGGAGTTCGGGAAAGCAGTGGTTGGTGAATGGGTTTTTCTCTATCGTTAGAGCAAGTTATGGTTTGAAGgaggagagaagaagaaaggttAGTCAGCAGAAAAGCCATGGGGGCCTTCCCAATTGTTTGGTCTCAAAAGCTCTTAGCTTCTcatgagagaaagaaagggagaCGATTTtgtgaagttgaaaacaaggTACGGTTTGAGATTTTGAGTGGTTTTAAACATTGCCATGAAGCCAAGTGGAACGTGTGCTTCATTCAAGGCTTGAACGTGGACCAAATTTGAAGGCTTTTgtgggttttttattttatttatttttttcttcctcttcgCAATTTGGTGCaacttttacaattttttttgtatgttcTTCTAATCAAATTGGCAATAAATTCGTCCAAAAATTATTCACTAGCTTGAtctatgaaaatttattattttatcaatttatgtattaattaataaaaaattaatttatcaaaatattctttatatcttttaaaaaaatctaattcgAAACTTTTAAATTCTCTTATGCTTGTATCtacaaaattaattcatattgGAATTTTCAACCAACTTTGCATTTaagtattttcattttatttccgtaaaaataaaagaataatccttcttcttttgcaaagagacaaaaaaaaagtcaaatttgATTGCCTCTAAGtacaaaaaatttcaaaataaatgtcatataaattgaaatttctttgccatatttaataataattaatatgtttttggtttattattttcaatgcTCAACTATTCATAaatgatataaaaataataaataataattcatAGGTACtactaaattaatttagaaaGGGGAGGAGTAGGAAGAATCTTGTTTGGGATAATATGGACAAGAAAGAGCATAATTTAAAAGAATATGCCATCAACAGCATCTTCTTACtctttacattttcttttgtttttattctttctttttttatttgataaatggTTACTCTTCTAAGTGATAATCCAACTAAAACTTGAGTTCTGTTTTGAAGGTTTTACATTGAAATCTTAAAACGGGCAGActaaaatttacataatagTAGAGAGCTACCTCCCTTTAAGTAGTCTAAAATCACATttatcacaaaaaaaaaaaaaagaaaattcctcatttctcaaactaaacaataaaaattagaaaaaatatgataacagaacagtatatatatatatataaagaaacttatttttaaacaGTGATTGTGCTAATTTAagtaagaaaacaagaaaagagacTAAACTATTGGGAGTTAAAAgaggtaaaattgaaaaactccCCTCTAATCACTTTAAAAGGACACTTTGactcattttgttttaaaatgatatatttgGCCCTTTGGCTGATAACCTTGTTaatcaacaattaaaaaaaatgcaatctaatattaaattgttatgaattaaatctaaaaaaacagctataagaaaaatataagagaaagtatttaagggaaagaaagtatttagaggAAATAagaagattttatttaaatgtatctttacaaatgaagtgaagGGGCCTATTTATAAACTAATAACCCTTTATCTAGATTGAATTTACGAGATGAAGATAACACTTAAGAATAGATGGATTAAATCTTAATCTAATCTAATTTACGTCAAATCTAGATATAGATAatataaatggatattcacaaaaatattcataacactcCCCCTTAAATATCCATTGTATTAAGAATATGCCTCATTAAAACCTTACAAGAAAAAAACCTCATGGAAAAAAATCCGAATGAAGGAAAAAATAgtacataattttttcaagAATACGCTTATGAAATACTGCCTCATTAAAAAacttatcaagaaaaacccAGTGAgaaaaaccttgatgaaggaaaagagtaCAGTCCGTATTTTACTCCCCCTGATAACTGCATTATAGAGATCTTTAAAATGATACATTtcaacttttcaaatgttgcAGTAAGAAGGGCTTTAGTGAACAAATCTGCTAGATTGTCACTTGGCTGAATTTGTTGAACACTTATTTCACTCTTTTCTTAAAGATCATAAGGAAAAACTTTGTGTTTTGTTCGATCGCCTTTAATATATCTTTCCTTTAATTGTGCTGTGCAAGCAGCATTATCCTCATATaatattgttgaaattttttttttagttgacAAGCCACATGTTTCTTGAATATGTTGAGTTACAAATCTTAAAAAGACACATTCACGATTTGCTCATgagttattaaaatttttgcatGGCTAGAAGAAGTAGCAACTATAGTTTGCTCTATAAAATGCCATAAAATAGCCATACCTCCATGTGTGAACAAATAACTTGTCTAGGATCGAGCTTTGTATGGATTTGATAAATATCTTGCATTtgcataactaattaaattttattttgatgcatttaaataatataagcTCATATCCATCGTTCCTCGGAGATAtcaaagtatatatttaatttcatttcaatgtTTTCAAATTAGAAAAGAACTATATCTTGCTAATAAATTCACAACAATTGCTATATCAAGTCATGTATTGCTAGCAAGATACATTAATTCTctaattttaataagatatGATATTTCAGGGCCATGAAGTTCTTTATTATCCTTACGAGGTCAaaaaatgtctttttttttttttacatctaATGACCTTACAACTATTGGTGAACTCAATGGATATGCTTTCTCCATATAAAATCGTTTTAGCATTTTTGTgatataatttgattgatgGACAAAAATTCTATTTGCCAAGTGTTCAATCTAAAAACCCAcataaaactttattttttttaaggtctttcatctcaaattctctctttaaGTAATTCACGATTTTTGATaacttttcaagagttttaataatgttcaagtcatcaacataaacaacaattataataaattcatatctAAACCccttttataaaatacatgGGCATATAGGATTATTACTATAGCCTTCTTTCAACAAATATGCATTAAAGCGATTATACTACATATGTCTAgattgttttaatccatataaaaatttatttaatttaatcgaaTAAATTTCTcgagaattcaaattttgtgcttcaggcaacttaaatccttcaaggattttcatatagatatcGATATCAAATGAGCCATATGAATAGACTGTACCTACACTCATTAGacgtatttttattttctcatttattgtcaAACTAATTAATATAGAATTATAATTGTGTCCACCACAGAGAATATCTCTTTTCGTATTTAATACCAAATCTTTGGGTAAAATATTGTGCGATAAGCCGTGctttatatctcataatctcatttttctcatttcatatTTGCACAAATACTCATTTATATCTCATTAGTTTTACATCATTTGATGTACGGACTACAGGTCCAAAAACTTCACGTTTTGTAAGTGAATTTAATTCCACTTTGATTGTGTCTTTCCACATTGGCCAATCATTTCTATATCTACATTCTTCAACAAATGTGGGTTCAagatcctcattttctttcataatattgaGCGCTACATTATATGTAAAAATATCGTCGACGTTTATTTCATTTCGGTTCCATCTTTTTCCCatcatgacataatttattgagatctcttcattttcactAATTTCAGGTACCTGAATTTCTTCTGAAATTATGTCAATGGTCTCTTCTAGAGTTTCTGCTTCCTCTTTCTAACCATCTTAAATATttgctcctttttttttttcgaagaTTTTATCTTTGGAACCGATTGATTTCCACATTTCTGGCGTGCCTTATCCTATAGGGACATCAGTACTAATAGAAAACATTTGTAGCTAGAATATAAGATTTAGTTATTCCCTTTAGGTTAGTAAATACGTCTAGCAactaatttactatattttacaaaataattatcttttgaatttcttgtttACATTGATTTGTATGAGGATTaaaactagataatgataatgTATTCCAAGATATTTCCTTTTCCAGCtacttattttctccccctaatgttggaaaaattttttcatcaaaatgacaATCAGCAAACCTTGCAGTAAATAAATCTCATGTTGAGAGttctagatatttaattatagatgGAGATTCAtatccaacatatattcctaacATCCTTTGAGGACCTATCTTTGTGCGTTGTGGTGGAACAATTGAAACATATACCGCACAtccaaaaattcttaaatagaaaatatttggTTCTTGACCATAAACCAATTGTATAGGGGAGAATTTATGATAACTTGTTTGGCCTTATGCATACAAATGATGTTGCATCCAAAATGGAATGCCCCTTAGTCAACATTGGGAGTTTAAGTTTCATAAGCTTGCAATCAGTTGAAagtgtttaataaataattttgctAAATCATTTGTATATAAACATAAGCAACAGGTTGTTCAATAGTTATTTCAACTAATATGTAATATTAAAGGCTTGAGATGTATATCCACTAGTATTATCAAGACAAATAATCTTAATTACATAACCAAAAAAATGTGCTTGCAAATGAATGATTGCAAATGCCAAATTGCAAGCTATAATAAGCACACATGTGACCATCTAATTGAtgaatcaattaaaatcataaaatatctaaatagtTCACAAGATGGATATATGAATCCACATATAACCTTGAATATTATTCAAAAACGTAGGGAATTCAgtcataacaaaaatattcgtaacataaataaatattttagacacaaataacctcttctataaaaaaaaaatatgttatctcttttctctttcaaaaaccttaataaaaaaattaaaagaatttgaacaccttttctttaaattttcatctttTGCATTTCGATCCAtatgaagaattttgaaataatcaacactcattcttcaaattccttttttcttcctatAACTTGAAGAATTTTCTCTCAGGGACAGATCTAGGATTAAACCACtgggggaaaaaaaaagaaaaagctaacATGTTCATGTATATAAAAAGTTTAGGCTAAAAAGCATATATATACAATACCTTTTagtagtttttattatatattttgtcttATCTTAGGTCATGTCGTCATGGTCTTGGATTATTGGATTTATAAGTCACACTTCTATGGACAGTTTAATTAGTGCTTATTAGTTATTGGTGAGTCTATCCTTGGAGAATTAGTATGTTCCCATAAGTGATAAGGATAAGCCCATGACATTTGTTTCACTTTAACTGGGATTGAGAGAAAGACATAAAAGTGTAGacacaattttatttatttaaactaatttatatttcataatctcttATTATTAGTATTTGTTCTATGAACTGATATTGA contains:
- the LOC18594940 gene encoding uncharacterized protein LOC18594940, whose translation is MAFLLTNLSSSLLLQTITCSNDREKPIHQPLLSRTPKLSSETLTVQSPTLQGSQVKVHSPSLHQDKHHQPHQRDEFYVNLGLAVRTLREDLPLLFTRDLNYDIYRDDVTFVDPLNTFSGIENYKLIFWALRFHGKILFRDISLEVFRIWQPSENVILIRWNLRGVPRVPWEAKGQFQGTSRYKLDRNGKIYEHKVDNLAFNFPQPLKPAASVLDLVAAGPASPNPTFLWGPVDMYQSSWIEFYRAVRQTLDREGYLLAQDGLATCS